In Risungbinella massiliensis, a single window of DNA contains:
- a CDS encoding serine hydrolase, which produces MLKRKILIICLLISICTFHSFTVFAEESIPNIRNPQELQKFVDTFFQQNLKTNHVPGAVISIVKDGKIQLMRGYGYADLEKKIPVIADKTVFRVGSIAKNLTATAVMQLVEQGKLDLHKDVNHYLTDLKMENGFQEPITLHHLLTHTAGLDEWVYDVQAMNPNQQKTLAEYLSHSQPHPIRPPGQEAQYSNHGFGIVGRILEETTGRSFEEYMQEFLLQPLNMKQTSFTLKDQLVPYLVKSYQYIGDKHESIPYTYPHILSAGFLHTNAPDMSNYMIAHLQNGKGEDTRIFSEQTAKWMQTTHFTKHPKLPGIAYGFFESEQNGIRTIFHDGIIEESTSMIYLAPDQNLGIFISTNGGGGNSLINEFISQFFDHYYPTKTKIQPASFKTKLEELKQFDGAFAPNRYPHHRFGKFMKFMGEELLVTALDDGKISVKNGSSGTEKQFIEIDSGLFQEINGDGDGRIYLTKTTDGEKLFTGDPMAFDKLEWYERGYLAKYYFFGASISFILTGLLFIFGWLIRKWRKKTSHSIVSKFRWLACTMCLLNGIFIVITLQAVSNLAFGLPSWYVHFVCSLPFVLFILAIGLFGLLWKIMRYIESIWIRSVYCTLVILGLTYPPFLYYWNFLSIHYPL; this is translated from the coding sequence GTGCTAAAGCGAAAAATATTGATCATTTGTTTGTTAATCAGCATTTGTACTTTCCATTCATTCACCGTTTTTGCGGAAGAGTCTATACCAAACATTCGAAATCCCCAAGAATTGCAGAAGTTTGTAGATACATTTTTTCAACAAAACCTAAAGACAAATCATGTTCCAGGAGCGGTCATTTCCATCGTAAAAGATGGGAAAATCCAGCTAATGAGAGGCTACGGTTACGCGGATCTGGAGAAGAAAATACCAGTGATTGCAGATAAAACGGTATTTCGCGTAGGTTCCATTGCCAAAAACCTTACAGCCACTGCCGTCATGCAACTGGTTGAACAAGGAAAATTAGACTTGCATAAGGATGTCAATCATTATTTAACAGATTTGAAAATGGAGAATGGTTTTCAAGAACCGATAACACTCCATCATTTGTTGACACATACAGCTGGCTTGGATGAGTGGGTCTATGACGTACAAGCGATGAATCCAAATCAACAAAAAACACTAGCAGAATACCTATCTCATTCTCAGCCACATCCCATTCGCCCTCCAGGGCAAGAAGCGCAATATAGTAACCATGGATTTGGGATTGTAGGAAGAATCTTAGAGGAAACAACAGGAAGATCATTTGAAGAATATATGCAGGAGTTTCTCCTTCAACCGCTCAATATGAAGCAGACTAGCTTTACATTGAAAGACCAACTCGTTCCATATCTCGTGAAAAGTTATCAATATATAGGAGACAAACACGAATCAATCCCATACACCTATCCCCATATTCTATCTGCCGGATTTCTCCATACGAATGCTCCCGATATGTCGAATTATATGATTGCCCATTTACAAAATGGAAAAGGGGAAGATACACGCATTTTCTCTGAACAAACAGCAAAGTGGATGCAAACAACCCACTTTACCAAACATCCGAAACTTCCTGGTATTGCATACGGATTCTTTGAATCAGAACAAAATGGAATACGAACGATTTTTCATGATGGCATAATTGAGGAATCCACTTCTATGATCTATTTGGCTCCTGACCAAAACCTGGGGATCTTTATCTCCACGAATGGTGGAGGAGGAAATTCATTAATCAACGAGTTCATCTCACAATTTTTCGATCACTATTACCCAACAAAGACCAAAATCCAACCTGCTTCATTCAAAACGAAGTTGGAAGAGCTGAAACAATTTGATGGAGCTTTTGCACCAAATCGATACCCTCACCATAGGTTTGGTAAATTTATGAAATTTATGGGAGAAGAACTTCTGGTCACTGCTCTAGATGACGGTAAAATATCAGTAAAAAACGGATCATCAGGCACAGAGAAACAATTCATAGAAATTGATTCAGGACTGTTCCAAGAAATAAATGGAGATGGCGATGGACGAATCTATCTGACGAAAACAACGGATGGAGAGAAACTATTTACCGGAGACCCTATGGCTTTTGATAAATTGGAGTGGTATGAACGGGGTTATTTAGCTAAGTATTACTTTTTTGGCGCTTCCATTTCCTTTATCCTTACAGGTCTGCTATTTATCTTTGGATGGTTGATTCGCAAGTGGCGCAAAAAGACCAGTCATTCCATCGTCTCTAAATTCCGCTGGCTAGCATGTACTATGTGTCTATTAAATGGAATTTTTATCGTTATCACGCTTCAGGCTGTGTCCAACCTAGCATTTGGGCTCCCTTCATGGTATGTCCACTTCGTTTGTTCTCTTCCGTTTGTCTTATTTATCTTAGCAATAGGGCTTTTTGGTCTTTTGTGGAAAATAATGAGATACATAGAGAGCATCTGGATTCGATCAGTTTATTGCACACTTGTTATCTTGGGTCTTACTTATCCCCCATTCTTATATTATTGGAACTTTTTAAGCATTCACTACCCTTTGTAA
- a CDS encoding GNAT family N-acetyltransferase, with translation MKIQMVLEHEISNELTVNIQTLLAECFLDSYPKRTYFKQIPHFRFLTFNEENCLVGQVGLDYRVMNLNGNPVRVLGVIDLCVSQNFRSKGLGSLLLSEIEMFCEERNVDFLLLFAGNKSLYLRNGYKSVKNKCKWLKIDEKNQTTFGIGHKVMDELMMKEIGQISWNEGDLDFLGYLY, from the coding sequence TTGAAGATACAAATGGTATTGGAGCATGAAATTAGTAATGAACTAACAGTAAATATACAAACATTATTAGCTGAATGTTTTCTAGATAGCTATCCAAAAAGAACTTATTTTAAACAAATCCCTCATTTTAGATTTCTAACATTTAACGAGGAAAATTGCCTCGTAGGACAGGTAGGATTAGATTATAGAGTGATGAATCTTAACGGAAATCCGGTGAGAGTGCTGGGTGTGATTGACTTATGTGTTTCACAAAACTTTCGTTCAAAAGGATTAGGCTCACTGTTACTTTCGGAAATAGAAATGTTCTGTGAAGAGCGCAATGTTGATTTTTTACTTTTATTTGCAGGTAATAAATCATTGTATTTACGAAATGGTTATAAATCCGTAAAAAACAAGTGTAAGTGGTTAAAAATCGATGAAAAAAATCAGACTACTTTTGGTATAGGTCATAAAGTAATGGATGAATTGATGATGAAGGAAATTGGTCAAATAAGTTGGAATGAGGGAGACCTTGATTTCCTAGGCTACCTTTATTAA
- the thpR gene encoding RNA 2',3'-cyclic phosphodiesterase: MNRQPEPRLFVAVPLPNLVKHQLAKWITSKKSEWKFSKWVYEQDLHLTLHFLGITTDQQMKEIIPALQEIVKKQNSFTLELDELGTFGRTEQPRILWAGVRGELHQLNLLQKEVVTALSSIGFPAEDRPYRPHVTLARKYQQDHFPIAQLNQDYLGELSDRKWTVQEIVLYETKLGQKPMYHVVSSFPFST, encoded by the coding sequence ATGAATCGCCAACCAGAACCACGACTGTTTGTTGCTGTTCCGTTACCTAATTTAGTAAAACACCAGCTTGCTAAATGGATAACGAGTAAGAAATCAGAATGGAAGTTTAGTAAATGGGTGTATGAGCAAGATCTTCATCTTACTTTACATTTCTTAGGAATTACGACAGATCAGCAAATGAAAGAGATTATCCCTGCCTTACAAGAAATCGTGAAGAAACAAAATTCTTTCACACTAGAATTAGATGAACTTGGTACTTTTGGAAGAACCGAGCAACCCAGAATCTTATGGGCAGGAGTAAGAGGAGAGTTACATCAACTTAATCTTTTGCAAAAAGAGGTAGTAACAGCCCTTTCTTCCATTGGATTCCCAGCAGAAGATCGTCCATACCGCCCCCATGTCACTCTAGCGAGAAAATACCAACAAGATCATTTCCCTATTGCTCAGTTGAATCAAGATTATCTTGGGGAATTATCAGATAGGAAATGGACTGTTCAAGAGATTGTCCTGTATGAAACCAAGCTAGGACAAAAGCCGATGTACCATGTGGTCTCTTCTTTTCCATTTTCAACTTAG
- a CDS encoding RHS repeat-associated core domain-containing protein: MTEQVVSEEIAGQITKSYTYAPWGERLSIVRSTYGYTPYGENDPDQFTGVDKLTVTNPDQEMYNSYRYSGKSWDPQTQSYDLGFRSYFPSVGGSYPQTRTMILYPIKDSSWIP; this comes from the coding sequence ATGACCGAGCAAGTTGTTTCCGAAGAAATAGCCGGTCAAATCACGAAGTCCTACACCTATGCACCATGGGGTGAAAGACTCTCCATTGTTCGTAGTACCTATGGATATACGCCGTATGGAGAAAATGATCCAGATCAATTCACTGGTGTGGACAAGCTTACTGTGACTAATCCAGACCAAGAGATGTATAACTCCTATCGCTACAGCGGTAAATCGTGGGATCCCCAAACGCAATCGTACGATCTTGGATTCCGAAGCTATTTCCCAAGTGTAGGGGGTTCCTATCCCCAGACTCGTACAATGATTCTGTATCCAATAAAGGACTCGTCATGGATTCCATGA
- a CDS encoding LLM class flavin-dependent oxidoreductase: MEIGISTFVETTPDVNTGNVISHAQRLREVVEEIVLADQVGLDVFGVGEHHREDYAASSPAVVLAAAASQTKRIRLTSAVTVLSSDDPVRVFQDFATLDGISNGRAEIMAGRGSFIESFPLFGYDLNDYDELFDEKLDLLLTLQKSEKVTWSGKHRPAIQNLGVYPRPVQNPLPVWIGSGGNRESVVRAGLLGLPLVLAIIGGSPLHFAPLVQLYKKAAEHAGHDISKLKVASHSHGFIAEDTQTAADKFFPSTQQAMNKLGRERGWGHYSRTSFDSARSLEGALYVGDPETVAEKIIHLRKNVGVTRFMLHVPVGSMPHEDVMKAIELLGTEVAPRVRVQVAHWEKNSEERH, encoded by the coding sequence ATGGAAATAGGTATAAGCACCTTTGTAGAAACAACACCAGACGTAAATACCGGAAATGTCATAAGCCACGCACAGCGACTGCGTGAAGTAGTCGAGGAGATTGTCCTTGCTGATCAGGTAGGTTTGGATGTCTTCGGTGTGGGGGAGCATCATCGGGAAGATTATGCAGCATCTTCTCCTGCTGTCGTATTGGCTGCAGCCGCCTCCCAGACGAAGCGAATCCGCCTTACAAGTGCAGTAACAGTTCTCTCATCAGATGATCCTGTACGTGTCTTTCAGGATTTCGCCACACTGGATGGAATCTCAAATGGACGGGCAGAAATCATGGCAGGACGGGGATCTTTCATCGAATCATTCCCACTGTTTGGCTATGATTTAAACGATTATGATGAGTTGTTTGATGAGAAATTAGATTTACTATTAACACTTCAAAAGTCCGAGAAGGTAACTTGGAGTGGCAAGCATCGTCCCGCCATTCAGAACCTGGGTGTGTATCCAAGACCGGTGCAGAATCCATTGCCTGTATGGATCGGAAGCGGGGGCAATAGGGAATCTGTCGTTCGTGCAGGACTGCTTGGTCTACCGTTAGTCCTTGCGATCATTGGGGGGAGCCCGCTACATTTTGCTCCGCTGGTACAGCTTTACAAAAAAGCAGCAGAACATGCAGGACATGATATATCCAAGCTGAAGGTTGCATCCCATTCCCATGGCTTCATTGCAGAGGATACTCAGACAGCTGCTGATAAGTTTTTCCCTTCCACCCAGCAGGCTATGAATAAACTTGGACGGGAGCGTGGCTGGGGGCATTACAGCCGGACAAGTTTCGATTCGGCACGAAGTCTTGAGGGAGCACTCTATGTAGGGGATCCAGAAACAGTTGCAGAAAAAATTATTCATCTGCGTAAGAATGTAGGGGTAACAAGGTTCATGCTGCATGTCCCAGTTGGATCAATGCCACATGAAGATGTCATGAAGGCCATTGAGCTATTAGGTACAGAAGTGGCACCACGGGTTAGAGTACAAGTTGCTCATTGGGAGAAGAACAGTGAAGAGAGACATTAG